Proteins co-encoded in one Callospermophilus lateralis isolate mCalLat2 chromosome 2, mCalLat2.hap1, whole genome shotgun sequence genomic window:
- the C2H9orf40 gene encoding uncharacterized protein C9orf40 homolog, translated as MAKRRAAEPLTFHVPWKRLLLCDFTEEPPPASPIWIPPSGPSHPGLPRKRKIDAGAMSEPSASPSKRRDSGDSSAPSGGEREGRGLETGEPPLSLLPGGPRGPGEEPRDVQPPGGGGDDGAGRTGPPREDWGSAPLQHNEEFWQYNTFQYWRNPLPPIDLSDIEDVSENNQSEATLEGKNEVVEIDMES; from the exons ATGGCCAAGCGGCGTGCGGCTGAGCCGCTGACGTTCCACGTGCCTTGGAAGCGGCTCCTGCTCTGCGACTTCACGGAGGAGCCGCCGCCGGCGTCGCCGATTTGGATCCCGCCGTCGGGGCCCTCGCATCCTGGGCTACCGCGAAAGCGCAAAATCGACGCAGGGGCCATGTCAGAGCCTTCGGCTTCGCCCAGCAAGCGCCGCGACAGCGGGGACAGCAGCGCCCCGAGCGGCGGGGAGCGTGAGGGCCGCGGCCTGGAGACGGGCGAGCCACCGCTGTCGCTGCTGCCGGGAGGGCCCCGGGGGCCAGGGGAGGAGCCCCGGGATGTCCAGCCCCCGGGGGGCGGTGGTGACGACGGGGCGGGGCGCACAGGGCCCCCGCGGGAAGACTGGGGGTCCGCACCGCTCCAG CACAATGAAGAATTTTGGCAGTATAATACTTTCCAGTACTGGAGAAATCCTTTACCACCTATTGATCTGTCAGACATCGAAGATGTGAGTGAAAACAACCAGTCAGAAGCAACACTTGAGGGCAAGAATGAAGTGGTTGAGATTGACATGGAGTCCTGA